In Capricornis sumatraensis isolate serow.1 chromosome 2, serow.2, whole genome shotgun sequence, the DNA window TCAAGCACCATCTCTTCCAGGAAGCCACCCTTTAATGTCACTCTGCCACCTTCCCCAGCCAAAACTCACATGCCCAGGGCACCAGGTAACAGTGATACAGATGCTGATGATGGCAGGAGTGCCCCAGAGACCCATCTCAGAAGGGGCAGAATTTATACCCATGAAACCATAGTCCATATTCCTCAACCTCAACAGTGGTTACCAAGGAGTTTTCTCTAAAAATTCATTCTTATGTGTTTTTGATTTAAGCAGTTTTTCCTTATGTCTGTTATATTCCAGAAACATACATACAAAGTTAAACAAAGAAACAGATCTTGGTGAAGGGTGCAAGCCCCGAAAGCCATCTGTATATTGTGTGGAGTGGATGAGTGTCTGGTCCTAACCACCAGTCCCAAGGCACAGATTCCATGTGAATGCTATGTAAATTTCAGAAAGATGGACAATTACAGGAGATCAATAAAGAATCTAGAAGCAAGTAGTTATTCAgcatgtttgttaaatgaatgagtgagctcTGGAACACATGTGCAGTAAGCATTTATAGACATACATGTTTACATGGCATTGCCTATTCTGCTTCTAGTCCATAAGCCTACAGAAGACAGGGGAACACAGCTACTCTACAGCCCAGCTTGGAGAGGGCAGCGTCCAGGAAGAGGCCACAGGTTGGGCTGTCTGGGGCTCTCATCTCAGCAGAGCTACTTCTTAGAGCCCGGCCCCACCGGCTTCAGATGGAGGTGGATGCCATTCTTGGAGCGCAGGACCAGCTGGGGCATCTGGATGGGTAGCTTTGAGGGATCCGGGGAAAACTCAAAACGGAGCAAGCAGAGGGCTGTGACCACTTTTACCTCGTTCATAGCAAACTGCTGGCCAATGCAGTTCCTGCAATGAGCAGCACAAAATGACATCAGGCTATGAGATGTCCAGAGTGATAAAAACTAGCACTCTAAGTGTCCAACAGAAATCAGTCACTATGTATGGATGAATCGTTGACTGATTGATTGGCCTGGGCTTCAGAAACAGATCTCGGGGGCATAGTGAGGGTCCCAGACTAGGTAGGTTCACACTGTGGGTTGTGACTTAGGGGTCTCTCTTGGAATGACTCACCTGCCAAAGACAAGATATGCTAATGGCAGGAAGAGGGTCCCTCGAACTTCCCTCACATCAGGGTCACCGCACACCCAGCATGGCCCTCCTCATCCCAGAGTTCCCCCAAAGGATGTTCCATGACATCCTCCATCCTCACCTCTGGACAGGGACGTCGGGCTCTCCTTACCTGGGCCCAGCAGAGAAGGGAATGAAGGCAAAGCTGTGGCGTCCGGCCACATTCTCAGGAGAAAAGCGCAAGGGGTCGAAGACCTGATGGGACAGGGCTTGCTTGAATATCTGCCAGGTCCCAGGGCAGGCTGACCGCACAGAAGCCCACCCCCTCTGAACTCTAAGCCCAGGGATGGCATACCTCAGGGTCAGTCCACACTGTACTATTCCTATGGAGGGCATAGATGTGCAGAGAAATCAGGCTGCCTGTGGGCAGAGCAGAAAACTGATGAGCAGACAGTCCTGGGACAGCCAGGCCCACCTCCTCACAGGGTCAGAATCCCCTAAGTGGCGCCCCTAACTGAGCACCAGTCCCTCCCTGAGCACTGCCAGGGACAGAAAGTCCATACCCACCCTCAGCACATCAAAGTGTGTTGGTCAACAGCACACATACTCCCCACAGCCCCAGCACCAGCTGTAGCACCTGACACAGACATGTGTAGAACGGAAAAGGAAACGAGGACCGCACCTACCCCACCACGAGGACAGGCAAGGACGATCACCCACTTTCTGCTTCCCATTAACTGACTCTCAAGGGAAGTAGTCATTCATAATATTATGCCATCAGTAGTAACAACTACCATTCACCGGGCTCTTACTATGTGTCAGATCCAGAGTCAAACGCTCCTTACAAAGCCCCCACACACCGTTGTACAGCTTGTGCATTGCACCGCATCATAGTCTAAGTGAATGGTGCCTCCTGAAGCTGTCCAGGGAGGGCACCATCTGCTTGGTGGTACCTGACAGCCCTGAGGAACACTGCCTCTTTAATCCTGACCACAGCCCTGTACGGCAGGGACGCTTCTCACCCCCAGTTCACAGGAGACAAAGCAGAGGTGTAGATGTTGGTGGATTTACCCACACATTGTGGAGCTAGGACTTTGATGCTGGCCGAACACAAAGCCTGGTCTCTTCCCCTCTGGTACAGGGATAGAGAGAGCACCCCCAGGGGCTCTGGCTTCACCCCGAAATCTACCCCATCCCACCTTCAGGTAGAGAGCGACCATCCACAAAGTTGACAGGCTTGCTGAGCTGGCGGTACACCTGGGGCACAGGCGGGTACAGGCGGAAGCTCTCCTTGATGCACATGGTCAGGTAGGTCATCTCTGCCAGATCATCCCTGCCACAGCACAAGCAGGCCTTTGTGGGCTGGGGGGCAGCACAGTCCTGCAGGAGGGCAGGCCCAGCCAGAATCCCCACTTCACCGCCACCACACATCAGGGAGCCAGAGGGACGCAAGTGCTCCCGTGTCTAGGCCAGACATGGAGTGGACACACAGATGCAGGGGCCTGGCTCCACTtttctccatccctccctcaTCTTCACTGTTAGGAAGGGAAAGCACAGGATCCTAGGGGTGTATGTGCTCCTGGCAGTCAAAGGCAAGGTCACTCTTTCAGTGTCCCCCAGAAACCCCACGAGGGACAGTTCTTTGGGTTCTGCTTCATTCCCCATGGAGCTGTAATGGCAAGGGGTAGGGGCTGACATACATTAGCCAATAGAAGTAATAAATGTCAAACAATAACAAGCTTGGAGGGGGTGAGTAActacatatagatagatagatggatagatagatggatagatagatagatagatagatagatagatagatagatagatagatagacagatagatatttCCATTTTGCCACTAGGAAGTTCAGACCTCAAATGTGCTCCAGCTATAACGACTGTGCAACAGCTTACTACAGAGCCCCAAACTCTAGGGTTTATTCCCCCGGTCCTCATTTTTCATTTGTGTTCTACATTTAATTGAATATGTCCTTTAAGTTGCTTCAAGATTGAGatggaataaaatgaaaagtaaataaatgtttcaaCTCCCTGCCTCCAGGCTGTGTTCACACTGTTCCCCAACCCAGAGCACCCAGTTCTCCTCTTTTGCCTTTCTGAGCTTCACACATCTCTTTAGAAACCCACCCCTTTTGATGCCTCTGTTCTGAACATGGGGCTGCTCAATCTTACCCCACTCTGTGGTTTTCTCTAGGTTTGTGGTTCTGCAAGAACCAGGTCAGTATTGGCCACTCACCCTCATCCTCCACACTCCTAACAGCGTCTGGCACCTGGCTGGACAGCCTAGGAGGTTTCCAACCTCTGACCAGTAAAACCACATCCTTCAAATCCCAGATTCTGGAATTCTAAGTCAGTATCCCTCAGTGAGTTTAAAGTTTCTTCCCTCAACTGAGCATTTTCTGTGGCCCCTGCTGTGTCCTATCCCTAGGCTGGAGGTAACACAGGAGTCTAGAGAAAAAGGTGTCAGGACTCGAAAGCCCaaggggcagaggctgggagaggcGGGGCAGAGGGCACATGCAGGAAGCGGGCCAGTCAAAATTGCCAAAGATCATTCTCCAGAGAGAGGTCAGCGTCAATCAGTGTCGTGATAGTGAGCTCAAGCttgaatgaagaaacaaaatagtTGTAAGTTTCTAAGTGATGAAGTTGGCAACAGCCTTTTCTCCCTCATCAGAGGAGTCTAGAGGCTGCACATGTCCATCTAAAAGCAGGTGGGAGGGAATCAGCTCTTCCTGCTACCCCAGCTCTGTTCATCCTCAGTGTTCAAATCCTTTCCAATGCTCCCTGATCTACCTGGGAACCCAGAAGGGTTGTCAGGTTCTGCCACCAAAGGGAGCCAACATAAAAGTCAGCCTCTTGACCACCTTTACAAGACACATCTGAAAATGGTCTGTGGTGAGAGAAAGGGCTCCGGGGCTGTGTCCACGCATAGCTTCTCCTCAAAAGCCACAGCTCTGGAGGGGAAAATGACAAGGGCTAACTGCCCTCTCCTGGTTTCCAGGATGGCCCTGTAGGCACAGCTCTTCCCTGGGACAGACTGGGCTCACCGGCAGCCTCACTCACCACTTCAAAGAGTCCCGGTCCCCAAGAATCTCTTGAATCTCTTCCCGACAACGACGCTGGTGCTCGGGGTACAGGGACATGCAGTAGAGAACCCATGAGATGGCGCTGGTGGTGGTGTCATGGCCTGCGAACATGAATGTGTTCACCTCGGCCCGGAGGTCTTCATCCGATAGCTTGATGCCTTCTTCATCCTGAGTCAGGAAAGCACAATGGGACAGCCCAAGGCATGTGAGGTAGGTTCCAACAAGGCCTCACAAGAGTAGCTGTCAAATGAAGgtctgggagagggagggaaattCCTTTTCAGACTAGGGGTTCAGAGTGTCCCCTTGATTCCTATCTGTTCCCCCAAGGCCAGCTTGGAGGACTCCtactccaggaagccttctttgATTCCTCTGGCCAAATGACTTGCGACTTTACCCAGCCCTATCAGTTTGGCTCCCCTGACACACACAGTCccttctggaggaggaagaggtccTTGTCAACATCTACCTCCTGTCCCTGCCACCTGACTGTGAGAGTCAGGAGGCCAGGGCTAGTGCTTTCTCAGTGTCTGCATCCCTAGCTTGAGAACTAACCCAGAGCAGGGCTCAGTGAGTTTGCGGAGTGAAAGGACcaactgaatgagtgaataaatgaatgttgcTGCgggtgctcagccacttcagtcatgtccgactctgtgtgaccctgtggactcttgccccacccaggctcctctgtccatgagattctccaggcaagggtactgtaatgggttgccatgacctcctcgaatgaatgaatgagtaatgtATAAAGTCTAAGGTTTTAGGTTGCTAAGATTCTTCAGAGTCTTCGAAGGCTGGAATTGGTCTTCTGTTTCATGTAGACCCAGCCTCCCTGCCACTACATCTCTCCCCAGCACCACACCAGTCACCTTCCCACCTCTGAGCCTTTGCTGATGTATACCGCtggacaagggcttcccaggtagctcagctggtaaagaatctgcctgcaatgcaggacactccagttcgattcctgggtcaggaagatcccctggagaaaggataggctacccactccagtattcttgggcttcctggtggctcagacaataaagaatccacctgcaatgctggagatctgggttcaagccctgggttgggaagatcccctggaggaggccatggcaacctactctagtattgttgctggagaatcccccatggacagaggagcctggcgggctacagttcacggggttgcaaagagtcagacacagctgagcgacagAGCACAGCACAACACCACAGGACAAGAAACAGGTCACATCTGctggggaaagagggaaagatGCTTAGCAGCCCTGCTGCTGTCCAGGGAGCCCTGTCTCAGGAGGACAGTCTGAAGACCCGTCAGGGACACATTCTTAGGCAAGGTGGGTGACTGCGCACTCACCCGAGCCCCCAGGAGAATGTCCAGGAAGTCCAGGTGCCTCTTGCTCTGTATCTTCTCCCGCTCTTTCTCATCCTGGAGGGCTGCTTTCCGTTCCCTGATGACCTGGTCTGGGCCAGGAGCATGGGGTGTCACTGCCTGGGGACCCACCCTCTGCCCAAAAGGGGAAGAGAGGTCCTGCAATGGGAGGGGTCCCCCAGGGGCCAGGAGGAGCTAGACCAGAACCTAGGCCTCCTGTGGGTGGGCGGTGCAGGAAAGGCCCACCTGTGTGGTCATGGGCCACCTGGCAGGCCCGCAGGAAGCGGCGGCCATGCGGGGTGAGAAAGTAGATGAAGTCATTGTGGTACTGGAAGGAATCGATGCGCTGCTGCATTAGCAGTGTGAGCTCGCTGACCGCCAGGTAGTAGTTGTTGTCCCTGCacagtggagggagggagagatgctGAGACCTCGACCTGCAGCAGAGCCCCCGCGCGAGTGGAATCCAGCTCCAAGCACTGCGCTCTCTGCCCATCCTCTCCCCACCATCAAGCCTCCCATGAGAGCCATGGGAAAGGCCCGGCTCCACCTGAGCTGAGGCTCCCTAGAGCAGGACGCCCCTCTCCTCTCAGACCAGGGCCCAGGAGTCCTGTCACCTCATACGCCCTCAGAGCCAACCTGGATGGAGACTGTGGTCAGCCCCGAGGGCCCCCTGACCTGTCATTCAGGCCGCTGGTTCCTTTGCCAAAGGTGCACTTCATGAGCGAGTCCAGCGCCATGTGGCCCACATCGCTGAAGATGTCAAAGCTCTTTTGCTCACGAGCCTTTTTCTCCCACTTGTCCTAGAGCCCAGAGATGGAAGGTGATGTAGGGGAGGGGGCCCACCAGGCTAGATGTCCCACCCTGCCTGCAGGAGCCACCACTGTCCTCCCCACACGCACTCCGGGTCCCTGGCCTGGCCTCCATCCTGCTGTTATGAGTGGGGAGTCGGGGGTGGTTCAGGCTCAGAGGGCAGAACCCACAGGCAGCCTCACCCAGCACACAGAGCCAGGGCAGCTGTGTATGAGGGAAGAGGAGGGCCAAAGGTGGTAAGCTCCCCAGCACAGTCTGTGTGCATCAGGCCTGCAGTGATCCtggcgggtggggagggggtaGTCTCTTGCAAGAAGAAAGGCTAGCCCAGGTAACCTCAGGGATTATCCAGCTATAAGGCTCTGAGCCTAATTCTTGACCCCTGACTCCCGGCATCAATTTTAGACTTACTTTTGACATTATTTCAGGCAGTTGTGCTAGGCCAAGGATGAGGAGACACTTTTTAGATATGAAAGGTCTTCCTAATATTCTCAATACAGGCAGCCCTCCAGTCTGCTACAGTAGGAGCTTTCCTGGGGTCTTGCAGAGGCCCTCTGATGTGGGAAGAGGGAGTGCTTGTCTCCCGGTGGAGACAAAAGCTGGGGCTGTCGGGCAGCTTGGAGCCTCAGCACATTGTCAGCACACGGCCAGCAGTAGGTATCAGGCAGAGCAAGGCTAACACTGCTGCTGCAGGCAGAACAGGGCCTCGGGCCTCAGCAATTCTCCTCACTACCCTCTCCTAGGAAAACCTGGGGGCAGGGGTCTGGCCCTGCAGCACAGCCTCCAGGAGCctggcacagggagctcaccaGCATGACACGTGCAGACTCGGCAAACACGGCCACGTAGGGCTTCAGCACATCATAGTGGAAGCCAGGTGTGAGCAGCTTGCGATGCTGGAACCACTTAGGCCCTTGGAGAACCAGCAAGCCTTTCCCTGGGGAAGGCATGGGAGAGGGACGGCTGGTCAGTTCACACAATACTGCCCCAATCCTAGCAACCTGGGATCAAGCACACACCACCCCGCCTAACCCCACTCCCATCCTCCTGATCTGCCTGGCatccaaacccaggtctgcctttCAGACACCCAGCCCTGCAGCCTCTGGTGACACCAGCCTGGGTCCTGTCCTTCCACACTCCTTTCCTCAGGCCCTTGCCCCAGCCAGAACCACCAATAAAACCTCCTCAGATCACCTGtagtgccacctcctccaggaagctgttCCTCACATTAAAACATTGCCcagagcctttgccctgcctgcCCAGGGAAGAGGACACCCTGGCAGGACAAGTTGCCTGAGCTCCACCTCTCAGGCAGCCTGGAgttctcctgcctcctcctctcctgctgaGCTTAGGGTGGCAACTTGgggccaggtggtctggtggaTGTAGTAACCATAAGAGCGGACACTGGGCAAGGAGGGATCAGGCAGGGAAGGCCCCTGGTCACCCAGCACCAAGGACAGGGAGGGCAAGTGCCTACTCACCAATCCACTGGAGGAAGAAGTCATA includes these proteins:
- the CYP4B1 gene encoding cytochrome P450 4B1 isoform X1, with product MVPVLLSLSLSHLSLWAVGLVSVLVFLKLTRLLLRRQMLARAMDRFSGPPTHWLFGHALEIQQTGSLDKVVSWTHQFPYAHQLWLGRFLGFLNIYDPEYAKAVYSRGDPKAPDLYDFFLQWIGKGLLVLQGPKWFQHRKLLTPGFHYDVLKPYVAVFAESARVMLDKWEKKAREQKSFDIFSDVGHMALDSLMKCTFGKGTSGLNDRDNNYYLAVSELTLLMQQRIDSFQYHNDFIYFLTPHGRRFLRACQVAHDHTDQVIRERKAALQDEKEREKIQSKRHLDFLDILLGARDEEGIKLSDEDLRAEVNTFMFAGHDTTTSAISWVLYCMSLYPEHQRRCREEIQEILGDRDSLKWDDLAEMTYLTMCIKESFRLYPPVPQVYRQLSKPVNFVDGRSLPEGSLISLHIYALHRNSTVWTDPEVFDPLRFSPENVAGRHSFAFIPFSAGPRNCIGQQFAMNEVKVVTALCLLRFEFSPDPSKLPIQMPQLVLRSKNGIHLHLKPVGPGSKK
- the CYP4B1 gene encoding cytochrome P450 4B1 isoform X2, producing the protein MVPVLLSLSLSHLSLWAVGLVSVLVFLKLTRLLLRRQMLARAMDRFSGPPTHWLFGHALEIQQTGSLDKVVSWTHQFPYAHQLWLGRFLGFLNIYDPEYAKAVYSRGGKGLLVLQGPKWFQHRKLLTPGFHYDVLKPYVAVFAESARVMLDKWEKKAREQKSFDIFSDVGHMALDSLMKCTFGKGTSGLNDRDNNYYLAVSELTLLMQQRIDSFQYHNDFIYFLTPHGRRFLRACQVAHDHTDQVIRERKAALQDEKEREKIQSKRHLDFLDILLGARDEEGIKLSDEDLRAEVNTFMFAGHDTTTSAISWVLYCMSLYPEHQRRCREEIQEILGDRDSLKWDDLAEMTYLTMCIKESFRLYPPVPQVYRQLSKPVNFVDGRSLPEGSLISLHIYALHRNSTVWTDPEVFDPLRFSPENVAGRHSFAFIPFSAGPRNCIGQQFAMNEVKVVTALCLLRFEFSPDPSKLPIQMPQLVLRSKNGIHLHLKPVGPGSKK